The genomic DNA TGATCGAGCTCAGTCCGGCGGCGGTACCGGCCACACCGCCCGAATCGCCGATTCCAGAGCAGTGAGCCACTGCTCGAAGTCGGCCTCGCGCTCGACGCTTATCTCCAGCTTGGCCGGGCCGAGGCGGCGCACGCCGCCCGGATGCGCCGGGCGCAGCGGGATCACCAGCGCCTCGCGCGAGATGCCGAGGGCGTCGGTTATCGCGAAGATGCGCTCGATTTCCGCCAGTCCGACTGCCTTGACCAAGGTTGCCTCCGTCGGCCGCTGCGGCCGCCCCTCTTTACATAGAGCCCGGCTCGCCTAAGCTCAACGTTATGGGGCCCGGCCCCGCGGAGGACGCTGTGTTCGGCACGATCAAGAAGATAATCAAGGACAAGGGCTTCGGCTTCATCACCCCCGACGACGGCACCGACGAGGTCTTCTTTCATCGCTCGCGCCTTTCGCCCAAGGTTTACTTCGAGGATTTGCGCGAAGGCGACGAAGTGCAGTTCGACGTACGCCCCGGCGAGAAGGGCCCGCAGGCCTTCAACCTGCGCCCGCGCTGAGCGCACACCGAAGCCAGGGAAGCTTTGCGGGCAGGGCGCGGCGTACGGCTGGAAGACTTGCCGTCGCAAGGCGTGCGTTCGGCCGCGGAGGCGACGGGGCCGGCCGCGCGATGATATAATCTGCGCGTGTCCGTCGAGCAACATCATCGCCACGCGGGCCACAAAAGCCTCAAGGTCGGGGTCCTGACCGCGAGCGATACGCGCAGCCCCGAGACCGACGAGAGCGGGCGGCTTATCCGCAAGATGCTCGCCGCCGCGGGCCATCGGGTGGAGTACTATGAGGTTCTGCCCGACGACCCCGCGCGCATCCGCGCCGCCCTGCTCGACAAGCTCGCGCAGCTCGACGCGATCATCGTCAACGGCGGCACCGGGATTTCCGCGCGCGACTCGACGATCGAGGCCGTGCGTACGCTGCTCGACAAGGAGCTGGAGGGCTTCGGCGAGCTTTTTCGCTACCTCTCCTACCAGGAGATCGGACCGGCGGCGATCCTGAGCCGGGCGCTGGCAGGAGTCGCGATGGGCAAGATCGTCGTTTCGCTGCCGGGCGCGCCCGAGGCCTGCCGGCTCGCGATGGAGAAGCTGCTCATTCCCGAGCTCGCCCATATGGCGCACCTGCTCAAACTTTGATGACCCGCTGAAGGGCGGCCGCAATGAACCGGGTGACGATAAAATTGTTCGCGACGCTGCGCGAGCGCGCGGGCGCGTCTGAGCTGAGCCGCGAGTTTCCCGATGGTGCGACAGTGGCCGAGATCTGGCGCAGCCTCGGCGAGGAATTTCCCGCTCTGAGCGGCCATCGCGACACCGTTGGCTTTGCGGTCAATCACGAGTATGTGCAGGGCGACTATCGCCCGCGCGCCGGCGATGAGATCGCATTCATCCCGCCGGTCAGCGGCGGCGCGGGCGCGGACGGCGACGCACCTTGGCTCGGCCCGATCACGATCGGCCGCGAACCAATCGATGTCGCGGCGTTGGAGCGGGCGGTGGCCGACGCGCGCGCCGGCGCGATCGTGACCTTCGCCGGCACCACCCGCGAGGAAAATGCGGGCCGCCGCGTGATCCGGCTCGAGTACGAGGCCTACGAACCGATGGCGCTGAGCGAGATGCGCCGGCTGGCGCAACAGGCGGGCGAGCGATGGCGGATCGTGCGGGTCGCGATCGCGCATCGTATCGGCCTGGTCAGTATCGGCGAGACCTCGGTCGCCATCGCGGTCTCGGCGGCGCATCGCAGCGAGGCCTTCGAAGCCTGCCGCTTCGCGATCGACCGGCTCAAAGAGATCGTGCCGATCTGGAAGAAGGAATACTTCGAGGGCGGCGAAGTGTGGGTCGGATGCCAGACTTCGCATCCGCCGGCCCCCAGCCACCGCCACTGAACCGTCCGCCGGCCAAGTTGACCGATCGGCCAGCTTCGGCTAATCAGGAACGCTGAATGTCCCTCGCTGAAAACCAGGTCGAAAAA from Candidatus Binataceae bacterium includes the following:
- a CDS encoding cold shock domain-containing protein; its protein translation is MFGTIKKIIKDKGFGFITPDDGTDEVFFHRSRLSPKVYFEDLREGDEVQFDVRPGEKGPQAFNLRPR
- a CDS encoding molybdenum cofactor biosynthesis protein B; translation: MSVEQHHRHAGHKSLKVGVLTASDTRSPETDESGRLIRKMLAAAGHRVEYYEVLPDDPARIRAALLDKLAQLDAIIVNGGTGISARDSTIEAVRTLLDKELEGFGELFRYLSYQEIGPAAILSRALAGVAMGKIVVSLPGAPEACRLAMEKLLIPELAHMAHLLKL
- the moaD gene encoding molybdopterin converting factor subunit 1, whose translation is MTIKLFATLRERAGASELSREFPDGATVAEIWRSLGEEFPALSGHRDTVGFAVNHEYVQGDYRPRAGDEIAFIPPVSGGAGADGDAPWLGPITIGREPIDVAALERAVADARAGAIVTFAGTTREENAGRRVIRLEYEAYEPMALSEMRRLAQQAGERWRIVRVAIAHRIGLVSIGETSVAIAVSAAHRSEAFEACRFAIDRLKEIVPIWKKEYFEGGEVWVGCQTSHPPAPSHRH